DNA from Bradysia coprophila strain Holo2 chromosome IV unlocalized genomic scaffold, BU_Bcop_v1 contig_81, whole genome shotgun sequence:
AAGAAGCAGTTGCAAATAGAAATAACTCTTTGTCACCCCATAAGATAAACaagagttgagaaaataaaaaaattctcaccTGAACCTGTCATCACGAAGACTGTTAACGAAACGCAATTTTATTACCtcatttgagtggagaaaatagagTTATTCACCCCGCACggatgaaaacattttaaatttcactaaaaaccaaaattttctgtattttagtTGATAACAATCAATTGCTAACATCGTTGTCTTAAACAGTTTTACATCTTTGCCTGaaacatgattttattttgcacaGATACAAACGAAAGTAATATGAATTTACGTTACAAGTTGGGTGCTAAAAATACCACTGACAATTTCATCTTTATTTTTCTCATAAAGGTAGAGCTCCTCACGATACCTACCTTCTTTCATTTTAGTAGGAAAAATTGACGGACTGATTGAATAGTTTCTAAAGTAGTAATGTCCCTGCAAATggatttgaaacaaaaatttaattttatgttagcTTAAGTTTACTGGTTAGCCTTTTGCAGACGGCAAGCAAATCAGCAGTTcaactacttcatttgatctaagtattttcaagagattcttttacttcatttctttgaaCATTCTCTATGATAGCGCATTAGTCACAGCTTGTGTCGTTTATTTCTAAAGTGGTTATCGATGAGAGATGATTGCCGTCCATAACAGATTAACAGTCCCAACCAAGTCAACTATACCTTTGGCATTAGATTGCATAAATCGACATTTTTGTCCTTCGAATACGGTGCATTGGAATACTGTTTAGCATCTTCCATTAATGAATGCCTGTAAACGTTGTTAAGTACATCACATATGGGTTGCCTGTAAATCCTATACGGTAGCAAGCGATACAAATCATTGCCCGCAGAACTgtacgaaattcgaaattccaTCTGTGTTGTaaagcaaaattgaaattttaaatgaaaattatgatgagTGCGGTCGTTGCAATGTTACTTCGTATTTGTCTATATCGTCGACCAGGTCTCCCTCCCAAAACACTTTCGGATCCGTAGTTCTTGTGC
Protein-coding regions in this window:
- the LOC119072306 gene encoding uncharacterized protein LOC119072306 isoform X2 produces the protein MNIFTIQLLLLLVREDSILMAMITNIRLLPFILWLCATFRRTTCFTDYSIESLKLLNETSVAPFCNQTIQLKRTRTTDPKVFWEGDLVDDIDKYEMEFRISYSSAGNDLYRLLPYRIYRQPICDVLNNVYRHSLMEDAKQYSNAPYSKDKNVDLCNLMPKGHYYFRNYSISPSIFPTKMKEGRYREELYLYEKNKDEIVSGIFSTQLVT
- the LOC119072306 gene encoding uncharacterized protein LOC119072306 isoform X1: MAMITNIRLLPFILWLCATFRRTTFEVKCFTDYSIESLKLLNETSVAPFCNQTIQLKRTRTTDPKVFWEGDLVDDIDKYEMEFRISYSSAGNDLYRLLPYRIYRQPICDVLNNVYRHSLMEDAKQYSNAPYSKDKNVDLCNLMPKGHYYFRNYSISPSIFPTKMKEGRYREELYLYEKNKDEIVSGIFSTQLVT